GGAGGTTTAAAATGAATAAGAACCTGAAAACCTTTACAAACGGATTTATTAATGAAAATCCGATACTTGTATTGTTGCTGGGGACGTGTCCGACATTGGCAGTAACCTCCTCAGCATATAACGGACTTGGAATGGGACTGGCTACTACTTTTGTGCTGTTTTGTTCCAATGTGGTCATCTCTTTAATAAAAGACCTGATTCCTTCAAAGGTCAGAATACCGTCTTTCATTGTGGTGATTGCTTCTTTTGTAACCATTGTTGACCTGGTGATGGCTGCCTACGTTCCTGCTTTGCACAAACAACTGGGGATTTTTATCCCTTTAATTGTGGTCAACTGCATTGTTTTAGGCCGTGCTGAAGCTTTTGCTTCAAAGAACAATGTTTTTTCTTCCCTGCTCGATGGTTTAGGCATGGGACTTGGCTTTGCACTTGCCTTGACAGTCCTTGGCGGAATACGTGAAATTCTGGGTGCCGGACAGTTTTTTGGGATGAATGTGCCGGTTTTCCCAAAAGACGCTCAGGGGAACCCGGTTACCATACTTGTGTTTATTCTTGCTCCCGGTGCTTTCATTGCGCTGGGTTATCTGATTGCTTTTGTCAATAAATACCTTAAATCGAACGGATGATGGAATACCTTATCATAATTATTTCTACTGTGTTTGTCAATAATATTGTATTGACACAGTTTCTTGGAATCTGTCCTTTTCTGGGTGTTTCCAAAAAAACCAGTACAGCTGTCGGAATGGGTGGTGCTGTTTTATTTGTATTGACGCTGGCGACACTTGTTACCTATATTGTCAGAAAATCCATTCTTGATCCGCTTGGACTCGAGTTTTTACAAACCATTTCATTTATTCTGGTCATTGCGGCACTGGTTCAGATGGTTGAAATTATACTTAAAAAGGTGAGCCCCTCTCTTTATCAGGCACTGGGTATTTATCTTCCGCTAATCACGACCAACTGTGCTGTGTTGGGGGTAGCCATTCTGACCATTCAAAAAGACCTGACCCTGATTCAGGGAGTGGTTTATGCCATCGGAAATGCCCTTGGGTTCGGCTTTGCATTGGTCATTTTTGCAGGCATCAGGGAACATCTTGAACTTATGATGGTTCCGAAAGGAATGAGAGGCGTTCCTATTGCTCTTGTGGTTGCCGGTATCTTATCACTCGCCTTCATGGGATTTGCCGGAATGGTTAAATTTTAATACCAGACTATTTCTGGAATTAAATATAAACGCAAACGAAGCTGAAGCAGGATAATTGTTAAAGCCTGTAATTACAGACTTTTGATTAAAAGCTAAGCTCGAAAGATTTCGTTGTATTAATCCTCTTCATCCTCTTCTTCGGTATTGTTTTGAGCACTCACGGCAGCAGAAGGATAATGATTGTCTGCGCGAATCTCTGTATGCCTTATTTCCCCTCCTGAAGTTCCTGTCAGTTTACCAAAATAGATGACCACAAATGCAAAAATCAGCACAGCAATAGCAATAATGTTTGAAAATGATTTTTGTCTGAAGTTTACCCATAAGCCAATCAAAGAAAGACCGCCCAGGAAATACGTCAGAATGGAAAACAGTTTGGCTTTTTCTTCGTGTCTTTCAATAAAGGATTCGGTAACACCGCTGATATTTTTTACGACATCTTCGGCTCCTTCACCACTTACCATAGCGGCTACTGAAGCCAACGAACCGATAATAAAAATCAGGTAAGCCGTTCGCTTTACAGGGTCAGATTTGATTAATAACCCTGTAAGCAGTACAATTATACCCACTATCGGGAAAATGATGGGTAAATGATTGACCACCAAATGAAAATGAGCTGCATTCATAGTATTAAAGTTTAAAGATTAAACACTGACCCCAAAAATATATCCTACTAAGGCAGATAAAACCATAGCAATCGTTCCCCAAATGACGATTCTTAAGATGGCTTTCCCCGATCTGGAGCCACCGGTTTTTGCGGAAAACCATCCAAGAATGACCAATGAAATAATGGTAAATCCATACAGGTAATATTCCATCCATGAAACGGGAGCAAAAACAGAAAGGAGGAGAGGTAGCAGGCCACCCGACATAAATGCTGCACCCGAGGCCAATGCTGCCTGAATTGGTTTTGCCTTTGTAATTTCGTTAATACCTAATTCATCGCGAATATGTGTTCCTAATGCATCTGCTTCCGTCAGTTCTTTGGCTACCTGCCAGGCTGTATCTTTCTTTAATCCTCTTTTTTCGTAAATTTCTGCTAAAATCTTCATTTCAATTTCGGGCATCTGTTCAAGTTCCAGTTTTTCTCTTTCAATATCAGCCTGTTCAATATCGGTTTGGGAACTGACCGATACATATTCTCCTGCTGCCATGGATAAAGCTCCGGCTACCAGACCTGCTAAAGATGCCAGAAGAA
This is a stretch of genomic DNA from Sphingobacteriales bacterium. It encodes these proteins:
- the rsxA gene encoding electron transport complex subunit RsxA: MEYLIIIISTVFVNNIVLTQFLGICPFLGVSKKTSTAVGMGGAVLFVLTLATLVTYIVRKSILDPLGLEFLQTISFILVIAALVQMVEIILKKVSPSLYQALGIYLPLITTNCAVLGVAILTIQKDLTLIQGVVYAIGNALGFGFALVIFAGIREHLELMMVPKGMRGVPIALVVAGILSLAFMGFAGMVKF
- a CDS encoding VIT family protein, which encodes MITIDNYLDSHYIHRSNWLRAAVLGANDGIISISSLAIGVAAASTTREPILLASLAGLVAGALSMAAGEYVSVSSQTDIEQADIEREKLELEQMPEIEMKILAEIYEKRGLKKDTAWQVAKELTEADALGTHIRDELGINEITKAKPIQAALASGAAFMSGGLLPLLLSVFAPVSWMEYYLYGFTIISLVILGWFSAKTGGSRSGKAILRIVIWGTIAMVLSALVGYIFGVSV
- a CDS encoding electron transport complex subunit E; the encoded protein is MNKNLKTFTNGFINENPILVLLLGTCPTLAVTSSAYNGLGMGLATTFVLFCSNVVISLIKDLIPSKVRIPSFIVVIASFVTIVDLVMAAYVPALHKQLGIFIPLIVVNCIVLGRAEAFASKNNVFSSLLDGLGMGLGFALALTVLGGIREILGAGQFFGMNVPVFPKDAQGNPVTILVFILAPGAFIALGYLIAFVNKYLKSNG